TCACTCATTAATGATTTATCTACAGGTCTTGTATCAATAGGCACAACTGTTAAATTGTCAAATTTTAAGAATTGTCCAAATTCAGTCATTTCATCTTTAACACAAACCATAATGCTTTCAATTCTAATTCCATGACTACCACTAATATAAATTCCTGGTTCATCAGAAGTTATCATTCCAACTTCCATTGGATATTCATTTCCTGCAGTACCTATTCTTTGAGGTCCTTCATGAACATTTAAAACATGACCAACTCCATGTCCTGTACCATGATTGAAATTAATTCTATTCTTCCATAGATTATATCTTGTGAAAGCATCTAAATATCCACCATTAGTTCCTTCTAAGAACTTAGCTTCCATTAAAGCAATATGTGCCTTTAAAACTAATGTATAATGATAAATTTCTTCTTCTTTTAATTCTCCAAGTGCAACTGTTCTTGTTATATCAGTTGTTCCATCTAAGTAATGTCCACCACTATCAATTAAATATAATCCTCTTGGTTCAACTTTTACAGGATGTTCATGACTTGGTTTGTAATGTGGCATTGAAGCATTTGCCCCATAAGCAGAAATTGCTTCAAAACTGTCTTCAATAAACAAATCTTGTTGTTTTCTAAATTCAAATAACTTTTCTGATGCAATCATTTCAGTTATAGTTCCTGTTGAAACACCTGTTTCCAACCAATTTAAATATCTAACTAGTGCAACTCCGTCTTTAATGAATGCATTCTTAGTATTTTTTATTTCAATTTCATTTTTATGACATTTCATTATTGAAGTAAGATTTAAGCCTGTAACAACATTTACTCCTCTTCCGATTGATGAATAAACTGCTACATTTGTCTTTTTTGTTTCTAAATACAAAGTCTTTTTAGCTTCAATATCAGAAATATCTCTTCCTATAACTTCATAAGCTTTGATAGAAATATTATTTTCCTTTAAATAATTTGCAACTTCTTCTGATAATTTAGATTTATCAATGTATAAATTACAAGCATTTTCAGAAACTAATAAATATGAAATTACTACAGGATTACATTGAACATCATTAGCTCTAATATTTAAAACATAAGCAATATCATCTAATGAGCCTATAAAATGATAATCTATTCCTTTTTCTTTCATCATTTCTCTAAGTCTTGCTATTCTATTAGAAGTTGACTCTCCAGAATATTTTTCATCAAAAATATAAACTTTACTATCTGGTTTTGCAGGACGACCTTCTTCATTCCAAATATCTCCCACATAATCAACATCAGTTATAAACTCAAAATTAGGTAACTTTTTCATTAAATTTTCATATTCTGCAACAGAAGTATTATTACCATCAAAAGCAATCTTTGCTCCTCTACTTGGAAACTCTTTTAACAAGAATTCTTCAATAGAAATTGAATCAGGAACACCGATTTTATAAAGTTCAACTTCTCCAACAGCTAATTCTTTAGCGGCTTGAATAAAATATCTACCATCAGTCCATAAACCTGATTTCTTTGTAGTAATAACAGCAGTTCCTGCAGAACCTGTAAAACCTGTTATAAATTCTCTAGTTTTGTAATAATCCGCTAAATATTCTGATTGATGCGGATCTGAGCTAGGTACAATATAGGCGTCTATATTTCTTTTAGCCATCAACTTTCTCAATTTACTAATTCTTTCATTAATCATAATGACAATACCCCCTTATAAATTTAAAACTAACAATTATATTATAGCATTGTATCTTTAATATTTCAATAAATTTTAAAATCTATAACAAAAAAATAGATACTATTTTAAAATAGTATCTATTTTACTTAAAATCAATTATTTTTTAGTTTTTAAATCTTTAGCAATTAACGCATCAAGAACTAATTCATAACCTTCTGCACCAAATTGTAATGATCTATTTACTCTACTAATTGTAGCAGTTGATGCTCCAGTTTCAAGTTCTATTTCGTTATAAGTTTTTCTTATTTTTAAAAGTTTAGCAACTTCTAATCTTTGTGAAATAGAATTTAATTCACGTAAAGTACATACATCTTCAAAGAAAGCATAGCAATCATCTTTAGATTTTAACATTAATATTGCTTCAAAAAACTCGTCTAATTGTTTTGATTGCAATTTTTTTAAATTTGACATAACACACCTCCATTTATTAAATAACATCTTAACATAATTATACCAAATAACAGCTTAACATAATTATACTTCATCGTAAAAGAATAGTCAAGTGCTAAATTGTATTTTAAAAAAACTGGCGGGAATATGTGGGAATCGAACCCACCTAAGAAGCTACAAACTCCTCATGCTGGTTTTGAAGACCAGAGAGCACACCAGAACTCATCTACTCCCATAAAACAACATTAAGTATTATACATTATTTAACTAAAAAAATCAACCTTTTTACAAAAAAATTTTTCATAAAAAAGTCTATTCGAATTAAACTTTCTTTATTGTTTTTCTGAGAACTCTCCTATTATTTCAGTTATTTCGTTAATTTTATTAACTCTATCAAATTTTACTCTCTTAATCGATTTGGAAAATACCGCTGAAACTAAAACTCCAATTGCTATAGAACCTGCATGCACAACTGTGCTTATTCCAATATCTAAAGCTAATAAATACTCATTTTTTGCAAAATATTCCATAGTGTGATACATTCCATACCCTGGAACTAACATTACAATTCCAACATATAAAAATACTGTAGAAGGCATTTTTAACCTTACAGAAAAGTATTCTGCAAATAACCCTACAACTATAGATGCAATCAAATTGCTAACCGCATTTCCAAAATGTTCACTACAAAAATAATAAACAATCCAACTGATAGTTCCAGTAATAGAACAGTAAATAATAGCTTTCTTTGGTACTATAAAAAATATTGAAAATGCAATACTAGATACAACCGCACAAATTATATTTAAAAATAAATCCATAAAATCACCTATCCAAAAAGTCTAAGAATTAGAACTACACCAACAGCAATAGAAACTGCTGTAAATATAGCAGACATTATTCCAATTATTCCTGACAAAATATCTCCTGATAAAATATCTCTCATTGAATTTGTTATTTGTATTCCTGGGAACAGAGGAACAATTCCTGCAATCAAAATACTTGATACATTTTCAATATGAATAATCCTAGACATAGTCATTGTAAAAAGTGCTACTGCACTTGCAGATAAAAAAGTTGTCAAGAATGATGGTAACTTTAATTTTTCTACATAAATCAAAAATAGCATTTCAACAAGCATAGCCATAGAAGCTGGAATAAAATCGCTTAAAGTTCCACCAAAAATAAAAGCTAAAAACGGTGCAGATATAGTAACTAACAAAACAATAGCTACATTACTATATGAACTTTTATTTTTTATATTTTTCAATTCTTTAAATGCTTCATCAATATCAACTTTTCCAGAAACTATATTTCTTGATAACTCATTTAGCAAAGCTATTTTTTCCAAATTTTTTCCAGAATCATTTAATCTTCTCATACTTGTATAAGTAGTTCCATTAAATACAAATGAAATAATTACCATATTACTTAAAGCAAAAGTGTTAACAGCCTTTATGTTTTCAAAAGACTTACAAATTCTATTTATACTATCCTCTACTCTATAAACTTCAGCTCCATTATAAAGCAAAGAATAAGAAAATTTCACACTAAAATTCAATAATTTCTTAGCTTCATAATCACTATTTATAGAATTATTCTTTGTCATTGTATTCATCTTCAATACGTTCTTCCATTT
Above is a genomic segment from Parvimonas micra containing:
- a CDS encoding threonine/serine exporter family protein codes for the protein MTKNNSINSDYEAKKLLNFSVKFSYSLLYNGAEVYRVEDSINRICKSFENIKAVNTFALSNMVIISFVFNGTTYTSMRRLNDSGKNLEKIALLNELSRNIVSGKVDIDEAFKELKNIKNKSSYSNVAIVLLVTISAPFLAFIFGGTLSDFIPASMAMLVEMLFLIYVEKLKLPSFLTTFLSASAVALFTMTMSRIIHIENVSSILIAGIVPLFPGIQITNSMRDILSGDILSGIIGIMSAIFTAVSIAVGVVLILRLFG
- a CDS encoding threonine/serine exporter family protein, whose amino-acid sequence is MDLFLNIICAVVSSIAFSIFFIVPKKAIIYCSITGTISWIVYYFCSEHFGNAVSNLIASIVVGLFAEYFSVRLKMPSTVFLYVGIVMLVPGYGMYHTMEYFAKNEYLLALDIGISTVVHAGSIAIGVLVSAVFSKSIKRVKFDRVNKINEITEIIGEFSEKQ
- a CDS encoding aminopeptidase P family protein, encoding MINERISKLRKLMAKRNIDAYIVPSSDPHQSEYLADYYKTREFITGFTGSAGTAVITTKKSGLWTDGRYFIQAAKELAVGEVELYKIGVPDSISIEEFLLKEFPSRGAKIAFDGNNTSVAEYENLMKKLPNFEFITDVDYVGDIWNEEGRPAKPDSKVYIFDEKYSGESTSNRIARLREMMKEKGIDYHFIGSLDDIAYVLNIRANDVQCNPVVISYLLVSENACNLYIDKSKLSEEVANYLKENNISIKAYEVIGRDISDIEAKKTLYLETKKTNVAVYSSIGRGVNVVTGLNLTSIMKCHKNEIEIKNTKNAFIKDGVALVRYLNWLETGVSTGTITEMIASEKLFEFRKQQDLFIEDSFEAISAYGANASMPHYKPSHEHPVKVEPRGLYLIDSGGHYLDGTTDITRTVALGELKEEEIYHYTLVLKAHIALMEAKFLEGTNGGYLDAFTRYNLWKNRINFNHGTGHGVGHVLNVHEGPQRIGTAGNEYPMEVGMITSDEPGIYISGSHGIRIESIMVCVKDEMTEFGQFLKFDNLTVVPIDTRPVDKSLMSEEEITWLNDYNKMCYEKLSPYLSGHDLEYLREQCKEI
- a CDS encoding YerC/YecD family TrpR-related protein, producing the protein MSNLKKLQSKQLDEFFEAILMLKSKDDCYAFFEDVCTLRELNSISQRLEVAKLLKIRKTYNEIELETGASTATISRVNRSLQFGAEGYELVLDALIAKDLKTKK